One Triplophysa rosa linkage group LG21, Trosa_1v2, whole genome shotgun sequence DNA segment encodes these proteins:
- the arhgef3l gene encoding rho guanine nucleotide exchange factor (GEF) 3, like — translation MREAKMEPKDTEVDSIPSWSPKPRERLLTCANLPDIAGKKRKQDPDDAENSSRILEDCEDDDFPIDDLIQDSEGPCNKRVKPVDKSSSVTGIITPVKTPALKRLGQSIQRSISFRTEARPLPPMPIRTRQKASSFPRRRSSQLWSDTVGSQSQELSTKEIKRQEVIYELTQGEKQLIEDLSLVKKVYFEPMLKLDIMTESELGQIFGTLDSLIPLHEDLLARLEGLRGAEKTVQEVGPTMMDWFPCLEAYITYCCNQVGAKALLDQKKQDRRVEQFLRLCQESSFSRKLDLWNFLDLPRSRLVKYPLLLKEIQKSTPPDHPDEEALPQAMDLIQRIITEVNLKTGEAECQFYRRGLCYSEDSQRVPEIQASRLLYCHGELKSTKGHKLHVFLFELVLVLTRLVAQDREGPVQFQVYRQPLPAAHLHLEDLPDGEPSSSGSFRGAFTGNDKVKNCFRVSTTGRTKSQSHSLQANDSFNKQQWISCLRQAMVQSRDRQAQASQYKPSDRLSPDPALYNNIAELNLNSDVEMQDT, via the exons ATGAGAGAGGCGAAGATGGAGCCTAAGGACACGGAGGTTGATTCAATACCTTCCTG GTCTCCTAAACCTAGAGAAAGACTCCTTACCTGTGCCAACCTTCCAGATATTGCAGGG aagaaaagaaaacaagacccCGATGATGCTGAAAATTCATCCCGAATCTTGGAGGACTGT GAAGATGACGACTTTCCCATCGATGACCTCATACAGGATTCTGAG GGTCCCTGTAACAAACGAGTCAAACCCGTTGACAAAAGTTCTTCAGTTACTGGTATCATAACACCAGTGAAGACCCCTGCTCTGAAGCGCTTGGGTCAGTCCATACAG CGTTCCATCAGTTTCCGAACAGAGGCCCGACCTTTGCCCCCAATGCCAATAAGAACACGTCAGAAGGCCTCGTCGTTTCCGCGGCGGCGGAGTAGCCAGCTGTGGAGTGATACAGTGGGCAGTCAGAGTCAGGAGCTCAGCACCAAAGAGATCAAGCGACAGGAG GTCATATATGAGTTGACACAGGGAGAGAAACAGCTCATTGAAGATCTGAGTCTAGTGAAAAAG GTATACTTTGAGCCTATGTTAAAATTAGACATTATGACAGAAAGTGAACTGGGACAGATTTTTGGAACCCTTGATTCTTTAATACCCCTTCATGAag ATCTTTTAGCCCGTCTTGAAGGTCTTCGTGGAGCGGAGAAGACTGTGCAGGAGGTCGGCCCGACAATGATGGATTGG TTTCCTTGTTTGGAGGCATATATCACATATTGCTGTAATCAGGTTGGGGCAAAAGCTCTGCTGGATCAGAAAAAGCAGGACCGTCGTGTTGAGCAGTTCTTACGGCTGTGCCAGGAGTCGTCATTTAGCAGAAAACTGGATCTTTGGAACTTTCTGGACTTGCCTCGTAGCAGGCTGGTAAAATATCCTCTGCTGTTAAAGGAAATTCAGAAGAGCACTCCACCTGATCATCCGGATGAAGAAGCTTTGCCGCAGGCT ATGGATCTTATCCAAAGAATCATAACAGAAGTAAATCTTAAGACTGGAGAGGCGGAGTGTCAGTTTTACAGACGTGGGCTGTGTTACTCAGAAGACAGTCAGAGGGTTCCGGAAATTCAGGCCTCTCGTTTGCTATACTGTCATGGTGAACTGAAGAGCACTAAAGGACAT AAGCTGCATGTGTTCCTGTTTGAGCTGGTGTTGGTTTTGACTCGACTGGTGGCACAGGACAGGGAAGGACCGGTCCAGTTTCAGGTGTATCGTCAGCCCCTCCCCGCCGCTCACCTCCATCTGGAGGACCTACCCGATGGAGAGCCAAGCAGTTCTGGATCCTTTCGTGGAGCCTTTACTGGAAATGATAAAG TGAAGAATTGTTTCCGTGTAAGCACCACAGGACGCACCAAGTCTCAGTCTCACAGCCTGCAGGCCAACGATTCCTTCAATAAGCAGCAATGGATTTCCTGTCTGCGCCAAGCAATGGTCCAATCACGAGACAGACAGGCTCAAGCCAGCCAATACAAACCCTCTGACCGTTTGAGCCCCGACCCGGCACTCTATAACAACATTGCTGAACTGAACTTAAACTCTGATGTGGAGATGCAAGACACATAG